The stretch of DNA TGTACTGCTTCAGCAGAGGGGACACCTCGTCCCCAAAGAGCGCCTGGTTGTCCTGCCAGATCTGCCGCTTCACCTCCACGGCGCAGGCCCGGTACAGCTCCTTGTCGGCCATGACCAGCTTCAGCTTCTTCTCAGGGACCTACACGACCACACAGGGTCTGCTTCCAGACAGGTAtggggcctggccggcgtggctcaggggttgagcattgacccatgagccaggaggtcacagtttgattcccagtcggggcacacactagggttgcaggctcaatccccagggggggatgtgcaggaggcattgatcaatgattctctctcatcagtgacgttcctatctttctctccctcctccttctattctgaaatcaataaaaacactagaggcccgttgcacgaagattcgtgcaagaatacgccttccttcccctggctgccggcacccgggacccaggccggaGCCGCCTTCCACCTGcgcacactgcccagaggccccgagcatccgggccgctgccatctttgtcacgtcaatttgtatattccctccttactggctgtgggtgccgccatctttgtcgcaaagtgagtcaatttgcatattccatctttattagataggatattaaaaaaaaaaaaaaaaaagagcgccTGGTCGTCCTGCCAGATCTGCCGCGTCACCTCCTTCACGAGGCCTCAGCACCACGCCCCCCGGACAGAGACACCTCAAACCCAGCCCCAACTGAAAGCACCTGTGGCTACCCCAGCCCCGCAGGTACAGGCAGCCATGCTAAACGGGCACAGCTCTTTCCCAGAAAGGggcccacacccccagcccagagaACACACTCCCAGTCACCCACCCCCGGGGCAGGCGCCTCGGGAACCCTCCCGGGTCCACGCGCTGTGCTGACCCGCGGCGCTCACCTTGGGCAAGTGCTTCATGACGCACATCACCACCGGCTGCAGCGACGGCATCTTCACCAAGGAAAAGCTCTTCTCCAGCAGGTCCTCCAGCTTCTTGTACCTGGGGACGCGGGTGGCTGAGAAGTGGCACCGCACCAAGCCGGTGAAGGGACGGGCGTCCCCAGGCGGGCCACCTGGGGGACAGGCCCCTGCTCCGAGGGGGACGCGTCCCCAAGGGGACAGGAGGTCTGCGGAGCCAGGCCCCATCCTGAGAGGGGGCTGCGCGGCCACCTGCCGCCTACCTCTCCTCAGCCTTCCCCTCCGAGGCGATGGCCGACACGCGCTCCAGCAGCTTTTCCCGCAGCTCGTCGAACACGGACTGGTGGAACTCCAGCCGCGGCGTCCCGTGCAGGTCCAAGAAGGGCAAGGCCGACTGCAGGGAGGGCAGCAGCACGCCATTCTCTGTCTGGGGAAGCGGAGGGTCAGGGGGGGCGATTCTGCTTGCTCGGGGCAACAACAGAAAGCACAGTGGCAGCCACGTCTGGCCTGGCACCGCGGGTGTTCCCGGCGGCGCCGGTCCTAACTACAGAGCCACCCAGAGGTCCGACCACGGGCACTAGCTCGGGACACCTGGTCCCTCCATCCGGGGAACAGATCAGAGGGAGCAAAATCCGCCCACTTCCCACGCGACCCCGCCCCCGCGCCGAGGCCTCCCGCGCCCACGGCCCGGCCTCCGCGCCCACCCACCTGGAACTGCTCGATCGCCTTGAGCGGCTCCGTGCAGTTGGTGAGCGTCTCCTTCAGGTCCTCGCCATTGGCCACGCCCAGGTCCTGCAGCCCCGCGAACAGGGCCGAGGCCCCGGTCCCAGGCCGGCTCGGCGCCCCATCCCCACCGCGCTCCGCCggcgccgccgcggccgccgcagACCCCCCGGCAGCCCGCTCGCTCGGGCCGCGGGGGCCGCCTGAACTCCTCTCCCCGGCGCCCTCCAGCTCGGCCAGGTCCCGCCCGGAGCGCGGCGCCGCCGGGACCAAAACCGCCCActtccgccccgccccgcgtgtCCCGGGCTAAGCAGCCCGGGCCGGAAACGCCAGCGCCGCGCGGAGGTTCCTAGGAGAGGAGCCGGCCGGGCTGAGCGGCTGCGCGCGGCCTCAGCtaggccccgccctccgcccggcCTCGGGCGCCGCTTCCCCCGCCCCGCCGCAGGGTCGGCCCAACGGGGTTGCCGCCCGCCCTCTGGCCTCGTCCTCCCGTCTGGGCCCCGGGGGCAGGCGTGTGGAGGGCGCGGTGTGCGGGGCACCgcggcgggggcggaggcgggcacGGGAGCGGGGACGTTTCTATGAACTGCAGAACTGACGTTTTTGCCGAATAGGTTTTTTATTATGAGAAACCCTGTGGCCGACCTCACGGCCAGCCTCGTGACGCTGAGAAATGGTCTGTTAAGGACAGAGACCTGTAATGAATCgggagggcctgtgggaggaGCTCTCGGGTGGCGTCACTCCGAGTGTCGCACCAGTCCTTCCCCAACTTCCGCTTCCGGTCGGTGCCACTCGGCGGGGGCTCCGCTGGCTCCCGGCTCGGCCCTCTCCTGGGGCCCGGCTCCGCGCTGTGCTCCGGGgcccccaggcttccctccggaaCCGTCCAGCggtttcttgtattttttttctttttttccccagcgGTTTCTTGTTAAAGCCCGTGCTTGTCCGTCTGCCTCTGATCGATTCGATGAGTCTTCCCGTTTCCTCGGggatcaggctgttttgagactGGCTCGCCGTTGGCCCTCGCTTTTTGGAATAGGGGGTGTCTGGACTGAAACCCGCCAGCCTTGGTTCCGGCCCCGGACTGGACTGTCTTGTTGAAAGCGCCCAGCGGTTGCCCGGCCCTCCGGACCGCAGGCTGCCTCCTCCAGCGGGCTGCTGGCCTTTGGCCTGCCCCTCCGTGACCGGCGGCCTGGACTCCGACCTGCCGCCGCTGGAGAGATTGCCGCTGGCTCTGGAGAACTCTCCGAAAAGTGGGGTCTCAGTTACTTAAGTATTTTAAGGCCGCCCCTCCTCCAGGAACTCGGGTTTGAAAGATGAGGTCACGCTTCATGGGCATGTTTCACTAAATGGACAGATCTGACCAAAAGTAATTCAGAATGTCAGGGGCCACTGTGGGGAACCTTGGATatttccaaactttttttttttcttaattgattctacaaagaggaagggggaggggagagagagagaaacatcaattggctgcttccccaactggggattgaacccgaagcctgggtatgtgccctgactgcgaatcgAACCTGTCACCTTTTTGGCATACAGGACAACGCTCCACATCGGCCAGAGCCAGACTTACTTTCGTAAAACCGAACAGGACAGTCACAGCGCTGAAACTGGCAAAGATGAACGGAATGCCTATTTCCAGTGGTATTTTGAGGCTTACAAACATTACCTAGAATCTTAAGATGCctctttacaaaataaaatttcagcatGAACAGGGGCTGTTGAACTTTTCAAGTGGGGAACGGGACATGGAAacataatagggtggtgaaggcttgaggCAAGGGGCGAGGGGGAGGTCTAGAaaggtcaatggagaaaagaggGAACGTACGTAATAtgttcaacaacaaagatttttttaaaatgaagttactgccctagctggtttggctcagtggatagagcgttggcctgtggactgagggggtcccgggttcgattctggtcaagggcatgtaccttggttgcgggcacatccccagtaggggttgtgcaggaggcagctggtcgatggttctctctcattcatgtttctaactctctatccctcttccttcctctctgtaaaaaaatcaataaaatatatattttttaaaaacccacagggCTCTTTGCCGGAAACtgatcattgtctcactaatagaaagatTTGGAAGGCttgtcaaccttgaagctctgaaaggtcagagccaactactccctatctaattgaaacgtggtaactgaggcaacttccccatcaaataatcatgtaaatccttactgatatgatAATCCACCTAtgacctgcctaagggctatgggtgtatcccatagtctcaataaaagggatagcaaggcccgAGCCTAgcggtagtcctcccactagaggtgggctcccgcctggccccccatatcgccaaattaatttccttctagtctcttttcatttgtgtgcggccttctccagaaccagAACCCtaaaccggaaccctgaaccacgcgggacgtgaaaggggttcccataGCTCTTCCCGCTCCGCCCCCTTCATCTGCTCAGAGAAACCACTCTGCGTGGCGCCCACACGAAGGAGCGTTACAACAGGGCGAACCCTGACTTCCTCTCCCCTCAACAGGGGCTTCATCTCTCCCCTGCTCCGCGTGCTCGCCATGCCCGCACTCACCCCAGTGCGCCCTTTCCCGGTCCTGAACAAACCCCGCGTGGGGCCGGGATACCCCGTCAAGCCTGAAACGGAAGCTCCCGGTCCTGCCAGGTGCACGCCGCCCTCGCCCTGCCCGCGCTCCCAGTGGGGGTGCCAcggacctggctggcagtgggagtgggCACGGGAGGGCTGTCCCCCACCACCACGGGCATCGGCTCCGAGGTGGTAGGCCCTCTGGCCACGGCTGTGAGTCCTTCGATGCCAGAAGCTCACAGGGCCGGTGGGCGCTGCCTGCTCTGCCCCTCGCTGGATTCCCGGCTGGTAAGTAGGCCGGGCCCTGacccagcccctgcagcccctccaacCCCTCCTGGTGAaccaccagccccccagcccagtccCCGAGCTCACCACCCCAACGTCATCACCTCGTCCTCTTCATGTGCCTTGGTCCCCAAGCTTCGCTCTGTATAGACACCCCTTCCTGCTGCCCAGCACGCCCTCCCTCATCCTTGTGTGccattccccactccctccccagcagccctccACAGCCCAGCCCGAGGCCAGGGACCCATCCTTCCTGCATCCCACATCTGGCTTTGAGCCCCGGGTTTGCTGGTGGGGCAGCTATGGGTGGGGCTCCCGGTCCCCCCACTCTGGGCCAAGCTCCCAAGGCCAGGGCTCCCACAGCTCTCTGTGGCCCTTGGCCAAGCCCAACAACAACCAACTGCAGGCCtaaccagtagggggtgtgcaggaggcagctgatcgacgtttttctctcatcagtgtttccaactctctatccctctcccttcctctctgtaaaaaatcattaaaatgtatttaaaaaacaaaaaccaaccaccAACTGCAGGCCCACTGATGCCCTGGGGGGGCTGGGGCTCGATCCCCCGCTGGTTCACCCCTAGCGGTCACAGGTGAATGCGCTAGGACCCCCTGGGCCTTGGCCTCCCTGCAGAAGGGTTTATGGACCCCATAGGATGCTGTTGCCGTCGGCCGTGGGGCCGCCCCTAGGTAGGAGGGCAGGCTGGTAACCCAATGGCCAAGTTACTGCATCAGGACAGGCCCGAACCGGGGAGTCCGGTGGCTGTGGCTTGGCCTGCGTGGCCCTGGGCGGGGTGCCGGGtctgtgggcaggggctggggtcagTGGGGCCAGGCCCTGCCGAGGTGGTCCTCtgagccctcctcctcctcatggcTGTGCAGCTGACCTCACGCCAAGACGGCCATTCAGGGAGCCGGGCCCCAGCTGTGGCAGTTTCTCAGCTCAGCAAGCAGCCTGGCTCTTGGGTAGACGGGTAGCCTGCCGGGCCCCCTGAATGGGGGTGTCCTGCACTCCCCAGAGGGACCCCTCCCATACTGTCTCGGGCCGGAAGTCTCAAGCTGCCACCTACCAccctggaggagagggcaggaggaggcagcaggaggcagcaggaggccgCTGCCGAGGAAAGAACCCTCAGGACCGCTCCCCCGAGGGGCAGGGACGGCAGCCAGCGCACCAAGTCCGTAAGAACCGACAGCATTTCTATGTAGCCTGGTGGGCGGTGGGGGCTTTGGCCCTCCTTGTCCACAGCGCACAGAAGGGTTGGCCGGCCAGGAAGGGGGGTCAGAGGTGCCCAGAGGGTTAGAagcccaggctggggggaggCGGGTCCATGGGGTAACTGGCCGGCCGGCTGTGTCCAGGGGGCGCTACAGCGTGCAGAAGGGGCCTGTGTCATGGCGCTTGGGCCTTCGCACGCCCTGGATGACCACTCCGGGCGCCGCGGGGAAGCGCGCGTTATAGCAATCCTCCACGTGGTAagcggcggggccggggctgcgggctgcagagggagaaggcaggagcCCCATGCGGCTGCGCGCCGGCCGCTGCCCGGGCCCCACCGCCCCAGGCCTCCGCGCAGCCTGGCCCCCGCTCCGAGGTCTCCTTACAGCAGTTAACCCAGGAGGCGAACGCGCGCGAGCGGCTCATGGAGAAGGCGGGCGGGCGCAGGCTCTGCAGGCGGCACCCGGGGAGGATGTCGTAGGTGTTGGGGCTGGGGCGCTTCTCGCCCGGGGGCGGCAGAGGGTCCTGCCACGGGGGCCGGGCACTGCGACCTGCACCCCGGGCCCGCAGCAGCCCCAGAGGCGCGCGCGACTGAGCGGCCTTCGGGACAGGGCGGCGGCCCACGAAGCTGATGGCTGGGAAGGCGTGACCGCAGAGCTGAGGGTAGTCCGCCAGCGGTGGCAACTGTGGGCAAGGAGGCGGCTGAAGCCCCGCCCACCGACCCACAGGCCCCGTCCCTCACGGACACGCCCCCTTTCCCCGAGGCCCCTCCCACTCCAGCCTCACAGGCCCCGCCCTACAGGCCCCTCCCGTCCCGCCCTTTTCCCCAAGGCCCCTCCCACTCCAGCctcacaggcccctcccctcccacggcccctcctacCCCGTCTCTCACCGCCCCGCCTCCTTTCCCCAAGGCCCCTCCCACTCCAGCctcacaggcccctcccctcccacggcccctcctacCCTGTCCCTCACCGCCCCGCCCCCTTTTCCCCAAGGCCCCTCCCGCTCaggcctcacagccccgcccccgcagAACCTTCTGGGCCCGCGCCCCACCTTCTGCTTGCGGCTGAAGTCGGCCTTCTGCCTGAAGGGCCTCTCACTCTGGAACCACACCGTCTGCCACGCCCCGCGGCCAGCGGCCTCTGCAGGGGGGCAGTGTCATTGGGGCGCGCAGGCTGGGGGTGCGGGCCCCCGTCCAGGACCCGAGCGGCGGTGGGGAGCGCGCAGGGAGGGGCACGCACCGCGGGCGGGGCGCTTGCGGCCGATGCTGAagtgggggtgcggggaggatTCGCGCACCGAAGCATCGGGCACCTGGTACGTGGTGGGGCCGGGGTAGTCCAGGTCGATCAGGATGGGGGGGCGTTGCTCCAGCCCTGGCAGGAAGCAAGCTCTGGGCCTGGGTCCTCCCAGcaggcccctcccgcccctgccccgccccctcaggcagtctgccccccccctccccccgccgcacTCACACAGCTTCTTCCGGTTCCCGGTGCAGACCCGCCAGGACTCCCGGAGGGGACCCAGGTTTATCCTGAGGCCCTCGGGGAACTCCTGCACCGCTGGGGGCCGCATCTTCCCgtaggcccaggggcaggggcccCACCACACAGCCTTGGGCCTGCAACAGAGGGCAGCCTCCGTCCACCCAGACTGCCGGCCGCCCCATCCCCATGCagcggcccccgcccgccccgccccgccccgccccgccccccagccttcgCCCTCGAAGTTACTGGATCGGCATTAAGGACTCCTGTCTCAGGGGGCCGTGGGTCCAGTGTTTGCCGCCATTGATGTAAAAGTTTGCCAGGAATTTCACAGCCTTCTGGTCAAAATTCATTTGTCAGTGTCTCTGGCTGCCTCCCTTGGGGACACCACCAGGCTCTGTGACCTCAATGGCCTGTCAtgcccaggccccccacccccactctgttGCCGGGAATTCCAGGTCCAGCCCTGGAGGGGCTGTGGCCACAGGATCCCTCCACTGACCTGCCTGGTGGGTCACCCTGGGCCACCTTGGAGAGGATCCCCGGCCTGCCTGGCTTAGTCCCTTCCCCCCTCGCTCCGCCCTAGCAGGGGTTCTGGGAGGACTGACACGGCAGTAGGCAGAAAAGGGCGTGGGAGCTGTGCAATGCCCAGCTGTACAGGGCCAGCTGGAAGGAGGCATGAGGGTGGGATAGGAGGTCCAGGGAGCTCCCGGCCCCCATGGAGAGCCAGCCCTCAGGAAGGCCAGGCAAGGCCCATGGGCCTGGGGACTGTGCTGACCCTGGTCACCTGGGGTccctggccgggctgaggggtgGGAGCCTGCGTTCTGCCTGGAGGCACAGAGGCCAGAAGGCCAGAAAGTGTCACAGATGATGGGGCCGACCAGGCCAAAGGGCAAACGGATGATGACCCCGATTGAGTGTGAGCCCATCTGGGCGCCACGGCCCTCCAAGTGCCCTCGGAAGTTGACCCGCttgccagccccagccctggccttggCCTCACCCACCGGCAGGACCTGGCCAAGCACATCTCCTCCCCTGGGCCCGGCCTGGCCGTGGGAGGCATCCGGATGGAGACTCGCTGAGGAAAGGGCATTAATCCGGCGGGGCGAGGGCTCGGCCAGGGCTCCGGGCCCTTCGGGTGTACGAAGTTCTCTGAGGGCAGAGTTGGCAGAGACCACAGATGCTCGGGAGCAGAGCCCTGTTGGCGGACATTGGGCTGGCTCCGAGTTCTCCGACAGACACTGCCATGGTGGGTGACGTTGTGCGCATGTCTTCGGCTAAATGCCTCTCATTCCGCAGGAGCTGTTCCTAGGAGTGGAGGCAATGGGCCACGGTGTGTAACCGCGTGTGTGGAGCGATCTGTGTTCCCAAACTGCTTCCCAGACGGCACCCACCCGAGGAGCGCCGTTCCCGCTGTCACCACAGCAAGGAAACTGCCTTTGTCAGCACGGATCTGATTCAACTCACCCTCCTGTCCAGACGGTTATGGACTgcatctcccccccacacacacactccccgaAGATGCTCACATTCTGTGTGCATTCTTCTGTTGGGGCGGTACTTCGCCATAGCTTTGTCATGTAAGGGCTTTTTATACTGATATCCTATCTGTTTGCAACACTTGTTACACATTCCCCCGGTTTGTAGCCGCCTCTTAGTACTGCTTATGCCGTTTTTTGACATGTACTTGAACCTGCTAATCTTTCCTGTTATGATATTGCATTTGTATGGTTAGAAAGTCCTTccttacaaaaaggaaaaagtcgggatttgtttaaaatggaaaatagcggcgctaaccggtgtggctcagtggatagagcgttggcctgcggactcaagggtcccgggttcaattccgggcaagggcatataccttggttgcgggcacatccccagtggggggcggggggtgcaggaggcagctgattgatgtttctctctcatcgatgtttctaactctctatccctctcctttcttctctgtaaaaaaaaacaataaaatatattttaaaaataaataaataaaatggaagacagctccagctccagggaaGACGGCCCCCCTCACTGCGGGGGCTTGTCCCCGTGCCCCTGGGGCTCCCGGGCCTCTGGCCTGAGAAGGGGACTTGGGGTACACGGGGGTTCTCTTAGCCTCACCCTGGGGGCCTGTGGCCTCCTGAGGGTAACCCTGGCCCCAGCCTCCGGCAGGGCCAACTTGGGTCCTGGCTGCAGCGATAGGCACCACCTCCTGGGCCCTGAGGTCCCGGCATCACACCTCCCACCGGCTACTGTGGGCCTTGGTgtcccacctgtgaaatgggcactCGCAGGGCTAAGGacaggcctggccagggggtgcCCAGCAATGGGGCTTGCTCACAATGGTTGTCAAGCAACAGAGACGCCTCCCAGGGAGGGAGCCAGACCagaggagggagcacacagcaAAGGTGGAGTTGAGGCAAGATGACAGCTACCCAGAAACACTACCTCTTCACGCCGGAACCGCACTACGTCCCGGGGTAAGCGCGGGGGCTGCGGGGACGGGGAGCGGCTcaggccaggggagagggaaCCCCAGAGCTGGTcttcagggtggggcagggccccggcctcccctccctgctggcggAGTGCCAGAGCAGAAAGCCGGGACAGCCAACAGCTGGCGGGAAAACGCCCGACGCTCACACCACAGTGCTCCACACTCTAAAGACGGGATGAGCACCCGGAGTAAACTGACCAGCAGACGCCAGGCTGCCTCACTGGGCAGCCCCCTGTAAACCCTGACCACGCCCTCTATGGAGTGCGGGCACCCACACCACCTGCACCTGTGAGCGAGGAAAAAGGGGGGCCAGGAACCAGACCTAACTTCCCAGGAGTTCCGGGGGCAAAGGGGGGTCAGGAGAGCCTGAGCCCCCCCACTACCCCGAAAGGTCTCCCCCCAGATATACCCACAGCACCTCCCACGtggttgtgtccctcagctcggccctCACTTCCTCCAGCAGCCCTCCCGCCTGCCTCCCAAATCCTGGTCCTGTTCCCTGACTCCTGGCCTCCTGGGTGGCAAGGGTCTGAGCCagacctcccccccgcccccctcccccccgccaggccTTCCCACGGCGCCACCTTGCTGTGCACAGCAGGCCTCCCGGTGCCGGGCAGGACCCCACGCCATCCCTGTAAATGCTTCCAGGCATTCCGTTCCGCCGCCTCTGCCACCTGTAAGCCCCTTGCTGCTGGCCGACGTGGTGGGGACACGGCGGGTCAGTGCTCGGCACGTGCCGCCCATTCGGCCTGGACAGCCCGGCAGCCCCGTCGCTGTGCCCTCCATCCCGAGGTCCAGGTGGAGGTCGGGGACCTGGCCTGGGACTGGCGGGCTGGCTCCTGCCCTCGcccactggccctgcctcctccttccttctctcccacccccagctaTGCTGGCTTCTACCCGCAGCTGCGCTACCAGGTGGGCAACACCTACGGGCGGACCACGGCGCAGCTGCTCACGGACCCCAGCGTGCAGAAGAGCCCGTGCTCGGTGCTGTCCCCCATCTCCAAGCCCAAGTTCATCGAGGACTTCAGCAAGTCCAAGCCGCCCCCGACCCCCTGCCGGGACCTGGCCGAGCCCTACATCCCCCACTACACAGGTgagcccaggcccccccccccccccccccgcccctctgcgccccctgccctgccgcTCACGCTGCCGTCCACAGGCCTGAAGCCCTTCAAGAACTTCGAGGTCCTGGGCAAGTTCTCCCCGCCGGAGGCGGAGGCCGAAGGACCCCCGGGGGCGGAGAGTGCATGCTGGCAGTCCCCACTGCCTCCCGGCTTCATGCCCTACCCGCCCTACCCCCCGTGCCCACCCGGCAGGAAGACCGTCTCCAGGGGCCTTGGGCACCCGGGCCTGCGGCTGGCATATGGGGAGGAGGCCTGGAAGCCCACCCCCCTCCAAGAGGCCCCTGGGCGGTACCAGGTAACTGGGACACTGGGACCGGCCTCACCCAGCGAGacccgggtgggggtgggggtgctgaccCGCCCCGTCCCGTCCCAGCTGTACCACTGCCGGAGGGATGAGTGCCCCAGCCCGGGCCAGCAGCAGGAGACCCTGGACGTGGGCAGGTTCCACAGGCTGCCCCAACTGGACCACCCCAACCTGATTCAACGCAAGGCCATCTCAGGTGGGTgcggggcctgggtgggaggaCACCCCCAAGGCCCCAGGGGCCCCGCAGGGGGGTGAGAGCAAGGGCTGCCCGCGTTTCTGCGGCTGGAAGCCCATGCCCGTCTGGCCCCAACAAGGAGGTGCCGTGTTTACGAAGGAGCCGGGGCGGGAGCCGGGGCGGGCttccctggcaccagggcagtGGGCGGCGAAGGGACCCGAGGTGGCACCTGACCTCTCCCTCCCAGGCTACGCTGGCTTCATCCCCCGGTACGCCTGGGTGATGGGCATGAATTACCGCAACGGGGTCACACAGGCCATGGACGAGTTTGACAAAAGCCAGGTACGAGGACAGCAGCCCTGGGCccacccctgggactggggggcatagctggggtggggagccagcATGGTCACGGCAACCCCCCGGTGGAGGGGATGACAAGACCCCTAAGCATTAACCATTCCAATGtcagccccgccggccgggcactTGCGGCTAAATACCTGGTGGGGGCGCCCGCCAGTCACACCTGCCCTTTCCCCAGTTCCTGTCTAGAAACCCCATCTGTGCCCTGGGCAAGAGGCTGCCCCGAACCTACTGGCCCAGCAACACCATCTACAGCAGCCAGGGCCTGATCCCCTTCTACATGGGGTTCATCCCGTGTGAGTGCGGTGAccacgggggcggggcggggcaggtggttggggcccttccccctgctgctgcaCAGGCCCAGGGCTGGCGCTATGTCCCTGAGGTTCCCCAGGCAGGATGGCCCAGCACGGCCTCTGGTACAGTCACAgatagaccagctgcctcagccaggggaccccgcccctgccccgccctgggccCCGCCGAGCGCCTCAGTGTGGCCCTCCCCACGCAGACATGCAGGACCACTACGGGATGACCTTCGGCAACAGCACGCGCCAGGCCTACCGGAAGGAACGGGAGCGGAAGCACCGGGCACTATGAAAATGCTTTAATGGTGTCTGTACAACTCAGATGTCAGGAAGGAAGACAGTGCACAGTGAGACAGGGTCAGGAGGACAGACAGAGTGAATAAAGAGTTCTCACGCTTCCGGTAGCAGGAGCTCTAGGCCAcctcctcctcggcctcctcctCAAACTCGCCCTCCTCCTCGGCCGTGGCGTCCTGGTACTGCTGGTACTCGGACACCAGGTCGTTCATGTTGCTCTCGGCCTCGGTGAACTCCATCTCGTCCATGCCCTCGCCCGTGTACCAGTGCAGGAAGGCCTTGCGCCGGAACATGGCCGTGAACTGCTCCGAGATGCGCTTGAACAGCTCCTGGATGGCCGTGCTGTTGCCGATGAAGGTGGCCGACATCTTCAGCCCCCGGGGCGGGATGTCGCACACGGCCGTCTTCACGTTGTTGGGGATCCACTCCACGAA from Eptesicus fuscus isolate TK198812 chromosome 15, DD_ASM_mEF_20220401, whole genome shotgun sequence encodes:
- the FAM166A gene encoding protein FAM166A: MTATQKHYLFTPEPHYVPGYAGFYPQLRYQVGNTYGRTTAQLLTDPSVQKSPCSVLSPISKPKFIEDFSKSKPPPTPCRDLAEPYIPHYTGLKPFKNFEVLGKFSPPEAEAEGPPGAESACWQSPLPPGFMPYPPYPPCPPGRKTVSRGLGHPGLRLAYGEEAWKPTPLQEAPGRYQLYHCRRDECPSPGQQQETLDVGRFHRLPQLDHPNLIQRKAISGYAGFIPRYAWVMGMNYRNGVTQAMDEFDKSQFLSRNPICALGKRLPRTYWPSNTIYSSQGLIPFYMGFIPYMQDHYGMTFGNSTRQAYRKERERKHRAL
- the STPG3 gene encoding protein STPG3 → MPFPQRVSIRMPPTARPGPGEEMCLARSCRPKAVWWGPCPWAYGKMRPPAVQEFPEGLRINLGPLRESWRVCTGNRKKLWLEQRPPILIDLDYPGPTTYQVPDASVRESSPHPHFSIGRKRPAREAAGRGAWQTVWFQSERPFRQKADFSRKQKLPPLADYPQLCGHAFPAISFVGRRPVPKAAQSRAPLGLLRARGAGRSARPPWQDPLPPPGEKRPSPNTYDILPGCRLQSLRPPAFSMSRSRAFASWVNCSRSPGPAAYHVEDCYNARFPAAPGVVIQGVRRPKRHDTGPFCTL